The Enterobacter mori genomic interval TGATACGGATAATCACCGACGGCAGGCACAGCGGCACGATGTGGCGCCACAGCACGCGTACCGATGACGCCCCCTGCAGACGCACGGCGGAGATAAAATCGGCCTGACGCAGGGAGAGCGTTTCGGCGCGCGCCAGACGGGCAATCGGCGGCCAGGCGGTGAGCGTAATCGCAATAACTACGTGCTCCAGCCCGGGACCGAGCGCCGCCACAAACGCCAGCGCCAGCACCAGGCTCGGGAAGGAGATAAAGATATCGGTCACGCGCATCAGCACGGCATCAACCTTGCCGCCAAAATAGCCTGCGGTGACGCCCAGCAGCAGCCCCAGCGGGCCGACGGTCACGGAGACCAGCAGCACGATATAGAGCGTAATGCGCGAGCCGTACACCAGGCGGCTGAAGATGTCGCGGCCAAACTCGTCGGTGCCGAACCAGTTCTGCGCGTTCGGGGCGGCGAGCGCGTTGCTAAGGTCCTGAACCAGCGGGTTGTACGGGGCAATCAGCGGCGCAAAGGCCGCCACGATCAGCAGCAGCAGGATAATCCCGCCGCCAATCGCGGTGAGCGGGTTGCGCGCCATCTTGCCGACAAAACCGGCGGCGCGGCCCAGCGTGCGCCTGATACGCTGGCGGCTTTCGGACGGCCCTGCCCCCAGCGGCGTATCCAGAGAAACGGTCATGATTTCGTCCTCGGGTCAAAGAGTTGATACAGCATGTCGGAGAGCAGGTTGAGCATCACGAAGATAACCCCCACCAGCAGCACGCAGCCCATGACCGCGTTCATATCCCCGAGCAGCAGGCTGCCGGTGAGATACGAACCGAAGCCAGGCCAGGAGAAGACGGTCTCAATCAGCACAGCCCCTTCCAGTAGCGAGCCGTAGGCCAGCGCCACCACCGTCAGCAGCTGAACGAGGATATTGCGAAACGCGTGGTTCCAGATCACCTGACGTTCGGTCAGGCCTTTCACCCGCGCGGTGATGATGAACTCCTGCGACAGCTGCGCCAGCATAAAGCTGCGGGTCATGCGGCTGATGTAGGCCAGCGAGTGGAAGCCGAGCAGGGAAGCGGGCAGTACCAGGTGATTAATGGCGTTCCAGAATACCGCACCGTTTCCGGCCAGCAGCGCATCCACCGTCATGAGCCCGGTGCGGCGCGGGACTAATCCCTCCAGCCCGAGATCCAGACGCCCTGCGCCTCCCACCCAGCCAAGCCAGGCGTAGAACAGCAGCAGCCCCATCATCCCGACCCAGAAAATAGGCGTCGAGTAGCCCGCCAGGCTGATGATGCGCACCACGTAGTCGGAAACGCTGTTACGCCGCGCCGCCGCCAGTACCCCCAGCGGAATGCCCAGGCCCGCGCCGACGATAATCGCCATCGTCGCCAGCTCCAGCGTCGCCGGGAAGACGCGCAGGATATCGGCGGTCACCGGTTTGCCCGTCAGCAGCGCGTTGCCCAGATCGCCGTGCAGAAGGTTGCTGAGGTAGATGCCGAACTGCGTCAGCAGAGATTTATCGAACCCCAGCTGGTGATAGACCTGCTGGTAGGTGCTGTGGTCGGCATCCGGACCAACGATCGCCAGCACCGGGTCGACGGGCATCACGCGGCCGATGAAAAAGGTCAGCAGCAGCAGGCCGAACAGCGTCACCAGCACCTGCGTGAGCCGCTTTGAGAAGCGCCGGGTCCGGGAGCCGGGAGAGAGGATCGCCACGCTCATTTATCACCTCCGGTTTTGTAGACGTCACGCAGGAAAGTGGTGGCCGACGGGTGCGACTGGAAGTTCTTCACCTCGTTACGCACCACCACCGAATCGACCATCTGCGACAGCGGAACCATCGCCGGGATCAGTTCGTCGTAACGCACCTGGATCTGCTGGTAGTCGGCAATCTGTTTTTTCGGATCGCGCTCGAGCAGGGCCTTGTCGATCATTTCGTTAAGCGGCTTATCGTAAAAGCTGGTGCGCCAGCCCTGGAAGTTGGTTAGACGCGCTTCGTCGCTGTTGTCCGGGTTGTAGACCAGCGCGCGCAGGCTGGAGTGCGGGTGCGGCTCTACCCCGCTGCCGCCTCGCCCGACCAGCATGTCGAACCTGCGCTCGCGCATTGCGCCGTAGATCTGGTTCCCGGTGCCGGTGATGATTTTGGCGTTAATGCCCGCCTGCATCAGCGTTGACTGCACGGCGATGGCGATATTGAGGAACGGCTGATCCGCCAGCACGCGCAGGGTGGTGTCGAACCCGTCCGGGTAGCCCGCCTCCGCCAGCAGCTTTTTGGCGCGAGGGATATCGAGCTTATAGCCCGGGTCCGGCAGTGTTGATGGCATACCCGCCTTGATGGGGCGCTGGTGCAGCACACCGTAGCCCGGCATCAGCGCGTTGTTGATGCCCTGGTAGTCAATCAGGTAGCGCACCGCTTCACGCACCTTCGGGTTAGCGAAATGCGGCTCTTTCATGCTCATCGCCACGTAGTAGACCGTCCCTTTTTGTACGGCTTCGACGGTGAGCTGCGGGTCTTTGCGCAGGGCGTTGATGTCCGCCACCGCCATGTTGTTGGCAATGTCGAGATCCCCCTTTTCAATCATCAGGCGCAGGGTTTGCGACTCCTGGAAATGGCGCAGCACCACGCGACTCATCTTCGGCGCGTCGCGCCAGTAGTGCGGGTTACGCTGCATGCGCAGCACGTCCTTCGCCTGCCAGGTCTCCAGCATAAACGGGCCGGAACCGGCTTCGTTGGTGGTCAGCCAGCGGTTGCCCCAGTCGTTGTTGACCGCGTGCTGCTGTACCGTTTTGCTGTCGAGCACGCCGAGGTTACCCAGCGCGCCGAGGGAGTAAATCACCAGTTGTGGATCGTTGGCCTTTGGCAGGACAATCTGCACCGTGTAAGCATCCGGTGCGCTGATTTGGCTATCGATGTTTTTCTTTGAAAATCCGTAGGATTTCCACACCGACGCCTGCGCAAGGTTGAGGTGCAGCAGGCGGCGCATCGACCAGACCACATCCTCCGCCGTGAGCGGGTTGCCGGAGTGAAACTTCACGTCATCGCGCAGGTGGAAGGTCAGGGTTTGACGGTCCGGCGAAATATCCCATGACTTTGCCAGCGCGGGCCTGACGTTGGTGAGTTCGTTCGGATCCAGCTCCACCAGTGAATCGTAGAGATTGACCACAATGCCGACCACTTCGTTACCGGTCATTGCCGCCGGGTCGAGGGTCAGGAGGTTGTTCATATTCATGCCAATGATGAGCTGGTCGGGAGGCGTTTTTGCGACCGCCGCACCGCTCCCCATCATCAGCGAGAGCGCGAGCAAGCACGCCCCAGCTAAAGGAGATCGTTTCATGTATATATCGCCTGTAGGGTACGTTTTTATGTGTCAGTCGTGGCTGACGGTATTGGCTTCGATATATGCAAAATTAATGTCTTCGCCCAGTCCCGGGCGGGTTGGCAGGCTGACCATGCCGTGTTCATCCATCGGGTCGACCAGGCTGTTGAGGTACGCCGCCGGTTCGTCGTAGTCGAGGAACGGGTGCAGCAGGCCGCGCTCGTACCAGCGGCAGTTTTTGATGGCGCCAATCACCGCCAGGCTCGCCGCGCCGTTGCCGTGCACTTCGCAGTCCATCCCGAAGGCTTCCGCCAGGTTCGCCACCTTCAGCGTCGGAGAAATGCCGCCCACGCCATTGGCGCCCGCGCGCAGGATGTCGCAGGC includes:
- a CDS encoding ABC transporter permease; the encoded protein is MTVSLDTPLGAGPSESRQRIRRTLGRAAGFVGKMARNPLTAIGGGIILLLLIVAAFAPLIAPYNPLVQDLSNALAAPNAQNWFGTDEFGRDIFSRLVYGSRITLYIVLLVSVTVGPLGLLLGVTAGYFGGKVDAVLMRVTDIFISFPSLVLALAFVAALGPGLEHVVIAITLTAWPPIARLARAETLSLRQADFISAVRLQGASSVRVLWRHIVPLCLPSVIIRITMNMAGIILTAAGLGFLGLGAQPPEPEWGAMISSGRTYMMECWWVVTIPGLAILINSLAFNFLGDGLRDILDPRSE
- a CDS encoding ABC transporter permease translates to MSVAILSPGSRTRRFSKRLTQVLVTLFGLLLLTFFIGRVMPVDPVLAIVGPDADHSTYQQVYHQLGFDKSLLTQFGIYLSNLLHGDLGNALLTGKPVTADILRVFPATLELATMAIIVGAGLGIPLGVLAAARRNSVSDYVVRIISLAGYSTPIFWVGMMGLLLFYAWLGWVGGAGRLDLGLEGLVPRRTGLMTVDALLAGNGAVFWNAINHLVLPASLLGFHSLAYISRMTRSFMLAQLSQEFIITARVKGLTERQVIWNHAFRNILVQLLTVVALAYGSLLEGAVLIETVFSWPGFGSYLTGSLLLGDMNAVMGCVLLVGVIFVMLNLLSDMLYQLFDPRTKS
- a CDS encoding ABC transporter substrate-binding protein, translating into MKRSPLAGACLLALSLMMGSGAAVAKTPPDQLIIGMNMNNLLTLDPAAMTGNEVVGIVVNLYDSLVELDPNELTNVRPALAKSWDISPDRQTLTFHLRDDVKFHSGNPLTAEDVVWSMRRLLHLNLAQASVWKSYGFSKKNIDSQISAPDAYTVQIVLPKANDPQLVIYSLGALGNLGVLDSKTVQQHAVNNDWGNRWLTTNEAGSGPFMLETWQAKDVLRMQRNPHYWRDAPKMSRVVLRHFQESQTLRLMIEKGDLDIANNMAVADINALRKDPQLTVEAVQKGTVYYVAMSMKEPHFANPKVREAVRYLIDYQGINNALMPGYGVLHQRPIKAGMPSTLPDPGYKLDIPRAKKLLAEAGYPDGFDTTLRVLADQPFLNIAIAVQSTLMQAGINAKIITGTGNQIYGAMRERRFDMLVGRGGSGVEPHPHSSLRALVYNPDNSDEARLTNFQGWRTSFYDKPLNEMIDKALLERDPKKQIADYQQIQVRYDELIPAMVPLSQMVDSVVVRNEVKNFQSHPSATTFLRDVYKTGGDK